Proteins encoded within one genomic window of Legionella sp. PC997:
- a CDS encoding alkene reductase, protein MNHEILFSPFNLRGLTLKNRIVMAPLTRNRSIHGIDTPSELNAEYYAQRADAGLIIAEATQISPTGKGYAWTPGIYSSEQIAGWKLVTDAVHAKGGAIYLQLWHVGRISHPSLQPGGIAPVAPSAIAATGQRTFIENGTFVEVGAPRALKLSEIPRIIEDYRTAARNAILAGFDGVEIHAANGYLIHQFLCDGTNQRTDQYGGSIANRLRFALEVTDAIVAEIGANRTGIRLAPVSHANGVNDTSPSTVFFPLVQELSRLELAYVHVIEGETQGARDYYGFDFQALRKEFNGPWMVNNGYTLEMAHEVLTSGYADLVAFGRYFIANPDLVMRFRTNAPLNELDRSTLYGGSTKGYTDYPFLQLTQ, encoded by the coding sequence ATGAACCATGAAATTTTATTTAGTCCGTTCAATCTAAGAGGTCTGACTCTTAAAAATCGGATTGTTATGGCTCCATTGACGAGAAATCGTTCGATCCATGGAATCGATACTCCTTCAGAACTTAACGCAGAGTACTATGCGCAACGTGCAGATGCAGGCTTAATCATCGCAGAGGCCACACAAATTTCCCCGACTGGAAAAGGGTATGCATGGACCCCCGGAATCTATTCCTCAGAACAAATTGCGGGATGGAAATTAGTAACGGATGCTGTTCATGCAAAAGGGGGAGCTATTTATTTGCAACTCTGGCATGTCGGACGAATCTCGCATCCTTCTCTGCAGCCAGGTGGTATTGCTCCTGTTGCACCCTCTGCTATTGCGGCAACAGGGCAGCGCACTTTTATTGAAAACGGTACCTTTGTCGAAGTAGGAGCTCCGCGTGCATTAAAGCTTAGTGAAATTCCCCGTATAATTGAAGATTATCGAACTGCTGCGAGGAATGCTATTTTAGCGGGATTTGATGGGGTAGAAATTCATGCAGCTAATGGATATCTAATCCATCAATTTTTGTGTGATGGGACAAATCAGCGAACAGATCAATATGGGGGGTCAATTGCCAATCGATTGCGTTTTGCGCTTGAAGTGACCGATGCTATTGTCGCTGAAATTGGCGCAAATCGAACAGGAATCCGTCTTGCTCCAGTAAGTCATGCTAATGGAGTCAACGATACTTCGCCTTCAACGGTATTTTTTCCGCTTGTACAAGAACTGAGTCGACTTGAATTAGCTTATGTGCACGTTATTGAAGGAGAAACCCAAGGGGCTCGCGATTATTATGGTTTTGATTTCCAAGCATTACGCAAAGAGTTTAACGGTCCTTGGATGGTAAATAATGGTTATACATTAGAGATGGCCCATGAAGTCCTCACTAGTGGATATGCTGATCTCGTTGCGTTTGGAAGATATTTTATTGCAAATCCCGACCTGGTTATGCGATTTAGGACAAATGCGCCATTGAATGAATTGGATCGTTCAACTTTATACGGAGGTAGTACAAAAGGGTATACAGATTATCCTTTTTTACAATTAACTCAATGA
- a CDS encoding erythromycin esterase family protein, translating into MNKDALQKLIDELNEAVVALDAQDEDYNAVLEKIGDARFVLIGEASHGTYEFYQTRINISKRLIKERGFMAIAIEGDWPDAYPVHRYLQGEGSIAHSEQSLDAFERFPTWMWRNTTIPPFLNWLRLYNDRLPTAQKIGFYGLDLYSLNSSMQAVIDFLNKVDPEAAQRAKHRYACFDHLNQDPQMYGYLISAGIKKACINEAVAQLVELQHRAFEYLHRDGIAVEDEYFFATQNARLVKNAENYYRSMLEGRISTWNIRDTHMAETINVLADHLESRLNKPAKIIIWAHNSHIGDARATEMGERDELNLGQLIREQYGIHSYSLGFSTYEGTVMAASDWGGPGEKKQVRPGLPGSFEELFHQLKYPNFFLNLQNNEKLEHYLNIPRLQRAIGVIYLPDTERFSHYFFTRLPYQFDGLIHFDKTNALKSLSQRSL; encoded by the coding sequence ATGAATAAGGATGCGCTGCAAAAGTTAATCGATGAACTGAACGAGGCCGTTGTTGCCCTAGATGCCCAGGATGAAGATTATAATGCGGTGCTTGAGAAAATAGGAGATGCTCGTTTTGTATTGATTGGGGAGGCCTCCCATGGAACTTATGAATTTTATCAGACTCGTATCAATATATCCAAACGTCTGATCAAAGAGCGCGGATTTATGGCGATTGCAATTGAAGGCGATTGGCCTGATGCGTACCCTGTCCATCGTTATTTACAAGGAGAAGGGAGTATAGCACATAGTGAGCAGTCGTTGGATGCTTTTGAACGATTTCCCACTTGGATGTGGCGTAATACCACGATTCCGCCTTTTCTTAATTGGCTACGTCTTTACAATGATCGCTTGCCTACAGCCCAAAAAATTGGATTTTATGGACTTGATTTATATAGTTTAAATTCCTCCATGCAAGCGGTAATTGATTTTTTAAATAAAGTCGATCCTGAAGCAGCACAACGTGCCAAACATCGTTATGCGTGTTTTGATCATCTTAATCAAGATCCTCAAATGTATGGCTATTTAATTAGCGCAGGAATTAAGAAAGCCTGTATTAATGAAGCAGTGGCTCAACTCGTGGAATTGCAGCACCGTGCTTTTGAATATCTGCATCGGGATGGCATTGCTGTGGAGGATGAGTATTTTTTTGCCACTCAAAATGCTCGATTGGTAAAAAATGCAGAAAATTATTATCGTTCTATGTTGGAAGGTCGGATCTCTACATGGAATATCCGAGATACTCATATGGCCGAAACAATTAATGTGTTAGCGGATCATTTAGAATCACGATTGAATAAACCGGCTAAAATTATCATCTGGGCCCATAATTCTCATATCGGAGATGCCCGTGCGACCGAAATGGGGGAACGTGACGAATTGAATTTAGGTCAGTTAATACGTGAGCAATATGGCATACATTCTTATTCTCTTGGTTTTTCAACGTATGAAGGGACTGTTATGGCTGCATCTGATTGGGGAGGACCCGGAGAGAAAAAGCAAGTAAGACCTGGTTTGCCAGGAAGCTTTGAGGAACTTTTTCACCAATTAAAATACCCGAATTTTTTCTTAAATTTACAAAATAATGAAAAATTGGAACATTATCTCAATATTCCTCGCTTGCAACGGGCAATAGGCGTGATCTATCTCCCTGATACCGAGCGCTTCAGCCATTATTTTTTTACGCGACTCCCTTATCAGTTTGATGGACTAATTCATTTTGATAAAACGAATGCTTTAAAGTCATTAAGTCAGAGGAGTTTATGA
- the ftsH gene encoding ATP-dependent zinc metalloprotease FtsH, translating to MENKQWQFSLWYVLIIFWIILLFQNFFFASHPVDIGYSDFIKLLKAEKLDNVVLTESYITANLKPEGLTNLLPEDKLNEIKEYGGKDPQVTTVRINDPSLVSTLEAAKVKFKGEAENKWLTLLLSWTIPALLFFALWSFLLRRMGSAAGGVLDVGKSKAKIYMEKETHVSFQDVAGVDEAKTELMEVVEFLKNPEHYTRIGAHIPKGVLLVGPPGTGKTLLARAVAGEAGVPFFSINGSEFVEMFVGVGAARVRDLFIHARETAPAIIFIDELDALGRARGAYPIGGGHDEKEQTLNQLLSEMDGFDPSEGLILIAATNRPEILDPALLRAGRFDRHVLVDRPDKKGRIEILNVHLKKIIRAPDVDPEKIAALTPGFSGADLANLVNEAALLATRHNADSVNMDDFTNAVERIVAGLEKKNRLLNPEERKAVAYHEMGHTLIALSLPNVDPVHKVSIIPRGIGSLGYTIQRPTEDRYLMTEEELKCKMMVLLGGRAAEFVVFGRFSTGAADDLAKATDIARNMVMRYGMDKQLGPVTYQKENSPFLESPMTYHEREFSEETACDIDAAVRKIIQTAFDDAVKVIKKHIKILEKGATLLLKKETLTEEDLANLHIK from the coding sequence GTGGAAAATAAACAATGGCAGTTTTCGCTCTGGTATGTTCTGATAATTTTCTGGATTATCCTCTTATTCCAGAACTTTTTTTTTGCATCACATCCTGTAGATATAGGTTATAGTGATTTTATCAAACTTTTAAAAGCAGAAAAGTTAGACAATGTTGTACTTACCGAAAGCTACATTACCGCAAACCTAAAACCTGAAGGTTTAACAAATTTACTTCCAGAAGATAAGCTTAATGAAATAAAAGAATACGGGGGTAAAGACCCGCAAGTTACTACAGTTCGTATTAATGATCCGTCTCTTGTATCCACTCTTGAGGCAGCCAAAGTAAAATTTAAGGGAGAGGCTGAGAACAAATGGCTAACCCTGCTGCTCTCGTGGACTATACCCGCATTACTTTTCTTTGCTTTGTGGAGTTTTTTATTAAGACGGATGGGATCAGCAGCTGGCGGAGTTTTGGATGTTGGAAAAAGTAAAGCCAAAATCTACATGGAAAAAGAAACCCATGTATCATTTCAAGATGTTGCCGGAGTAGATGAAGCAAAAACCGAGCTTATGGAAGTAGTCGAATTTCTTAAGAATCCGGAGCATTATACGCGTATTGGTGCTCATATACCTAAAGGAGTTCTTTTAGTTGGACCTCCTGGAACAGGTAAAACCTTACTTGCACGAGCGGTGGCCGGTGAAGCCGGAGTTCCATTTTTTTCAATTAATGGCTCAGAGTTTGTAGAAATGTTTGTTGGGGTTGGAGCGGCTCGAGTACGCGATCTTTTTATCCATGCTCGTGAAACGGCCCCTGCGATTATTTTTATTGATGAACTTGATGCCCTAGGGAGGGCACGAGGTGCATATCCTATCGGCGGAGGACATGACGAGAAGGAACAGACCTTAAATCAGTTACTTTCAGAAATGGATGGCTTCGATCCGAGTGAAGGATTAATTTTAATCGCCGCAACGAATCGACCCGAAATTCTGGATCCGGCATTATTACGTGCGGGACGTTTCGATCGCCATGTACTTGTCGACCGACCCGATAAAAAAGGGCGAATAGAAATTCTGAATGTTCATCTGAAAAAAATAATACGGGCCCCGGATGTTGATCCCGAAAAAATTGCAGCCTTAACCCCAGGATTTTCTGGTGCTGATTTAGCAAATCTAGTCAACGAGGCAGCACTGCTTGCCACGCGCCACAATGCAGACTCTGTAAATATGGATGATTTTACCAACGCTGTTGAACGAATTGTGGCTGGTTTGGAGAAAAAGAATCGCTTGCTCAACCCCGAAGAGCGTAAAGCAGTCGCATATCACGAAATGGGACACACATTGATAGCCCTCTCATTACCAAATGTAGATCCAGTCCATAAAGTTTCCATTATTCCACGGGGTATAGGAAGTTTAGGTTATACCATTCAACGTCCTACAGAAGATCGTTATCTGATGACCGAAGAAGAATTGAAATGTAAAATGATGGTCTTGCTCGGAGGAAGGGCTGCAGAGTTTGTTGTATTTGGTCGATTTTCAACAGGTGCAGCAGATGATCTTGCCAAGGCAACAGATATTGCACGAAATATGGTCATGCGTTACGGTATGGACAAACAACTTGGACCTGTAACTTACCAGAAAGAAAATTCACCCTTTCTAGAGTCCCCTATGACCTATCACGAACGAGAATTTAGTGAAGAAACCGCATGTGATATTGATGCAGCTGTCCGCAAAATTATCCAAACTGCATTTGACGATGCCGTAAAAGTTATAAAAAAACACATTAAAATTTTAGAAAAAGGGGCAACATTGTTATTGAAAAAAGAAACATTAACTGAAGAGGATTTAGCTAACTTACATATCAAGTAA
- a CDS encoding GNAT family N-acetyltransferase, which yields MFKDSVDKNINSIPRKENYVLDYPNENDLSDFLHYVKHDDAMAEIYFKNNEVLEDETIQLFKNQGKFIHKSDNKINQRCDLMLVLRDHGKVIGFIELRLTKNSKMMPQLFSLFIDEPYRRKGLANLMMVHALDFFVHSGQKDMTVSPTAESLTVYNKFAFYPPEFDDNGLKNWFEKKEDERLDILQNEPSEFLMMDLRNPSCRETFEFHRKKAVQNFVKFDISPLLKDDLKTDVFEWRKKATTPPSLANNDLGVLSILDDKKKRKAEKIEQESFPDQDNNPLNNS from the coding sequence ATGTTTAAAGATTCAGTGGATAAAAATATTAATTCTATTCCTAGAAAAGAGAACTATGTTCTTGATTATCCTAATGAAAATGATTTATCCGACTTCTTACATTATGTTAAGCATGACGATGCCATGGCAGAAATTTATTTTAAGAATAATGAAGTGTTAGAGGATGAAACAATTCAGTTATTTAAGAATCAAGGAAAATTTATACATAAAAGTGATAATAAAATTAACCAGCGATGTGATTTAATGCTGGTTTTACGAGACCATGGGAAAGTCATCGGTTTTATTGAATTAAGGTTAACTAAAAACTCTAAAATGATGCCTCAATTATTTAGTTTATTTATAGATGAGCCTTATCGCCGTAAAGGACTAGCCAATTTAATGATGGTCCATGCCTTGGATTTTTTCGTACATAGTGGCCAGAAAGATATGACCGTAAGTCCTACTGCAGAATCACTTACTGTTTATAATAAATTTGCTTTTTATCCGCCAGAATTTGATGATAATGGATTAAAAAATTGGTTCGAAAAGAAGGAGGACGAACGACTGGATATTTTGCAAAATGAGCCTTCAGAGTTTCTTATGATGGATCTAAGGAATCCATCCTGTCGTGAAACTTTTGAATTTCATCGTAAAAAAGCAGTTCAGAATTTTGTAAAATTTGATATCTCTCCACTTTTAAAAGACGATTTAAAAACTGATGTTTTTGAGTGGAGAAAAAAAGCAACTACGCCTCCCTCACTAGCTAATAATGACTTAGGCGTTTTAAGCATTTTAGACGATAAGAAAAAAAGAAAAGCAGAAAAAATTGAGCAAGAATCGTTTCCAGATCAGGACAATAATCCCCTAAATAATTCTTGA
- a CDS encoding alpha/beta hydrolase encodes MLKQWLVGLILFILIVTVAYFWQRYFIYFPSFEKPNLEDFQAKDMQIIEIRVADGLTLSSWYKPPLDKKPIILYLHGNAGHIGYRMPLARQFLSQGFGVLLLEYRGYGGNPGKPTESGLYKDARAAMQFLQHQGFEKKNIVLYGESLGTGVATQMATEFPVCALILQSPYTSLTALARYHYSWVPMPMIDKYDSLSRIQNIHVPILMLHGKLDRVVPYNQGLTLFNQANQPKEWVELSDKGHLNLWNDHFAQTVIHFIYAYCSADSKQVFERYPVWLG; translated from the coding sequence ATGCTAAAGCAATGGTTGGTAGGACTAATTCTTTTTATTTTAATTGTTACTGTCGCGTATTTCTGGCAACGTTATTTCATTTATTTCCCATCTTTTGAGAAACCAAATCTTGAAGATTTTCAGGCAAAAGATATGCAAATCATTGAAATCCGGGTTGCAGATGGATTGACTTTAAGTTCTTGGTATAAACCCCCATTGGATAAGAAACCTATAATTCTCTATTTACATGGAAACGCAGGACATATCGGTTATCGGATGCCTCTTGCTCGTCAGTTCCTCTCCCAAGGTTTTGGGGTGTTATTACTTGAATATCGAGGGTATGGTGGAAATCCGGGTAAGCCCACCGAATCCGGATTATATAAAGATGCACGAGCGGCAATGCAATTCTTGCAACATCAAGGATTTGAGAAAAAAAATATCGTTCTCTACGGAGAATCCTTAGGAACTGGGGTGGCGACACAAATGGCGACAGAGTTTCCCGTTTGCGCCTTAATCCTGCAATCCCCATATACCTCGTTAACTGCTCTGGCTCGCTACCATTATTCCTGGGTACCTATGCCTATGATTGATAAGTATGATTCTTTATCACGAATTCAAAACATTCATGTCCCCATTTTAATGTTGCATGGGAAACTGGATAGAGTGGTACCTTACAATCAAGGATTAACTTTGTTTAATCAAGCCAATCAACCCAAGGAGTGGGTTGAGCTTTCTGATAAAGGACATCTGAATTTATGGAATGATCATTTTGCACAGACGGTTATTCATTTTATTTATGCTTATTGTAGCGCAGATTCCAAGCAAGTATTCGAGAGATACCCCGTGTGGCTTGGGTGA
- a CDS encoding universal stress protein: MYKNIIVAIDDSDTSMQAFEEAIKLSKVHQAKLRIVHIANEFYAPYVGTGVDYEKLEASFKEYGQQFLDKMKTIARKKHAECEAQLIEMNPSEEKVPEKIIEAAKDWSADLIVIGTHGRRGYQHLLLGSVAEGVIRNAPIPILLIRGKQS, from the coding sequence ATGTATAAAAATATAATAGTTGCGATTGATGATAGTGATACGTCAATGCAAGCCTTCGAGGAAGCAATTAAACTGAGTAAAGTGCATCAAGCAAAATTAAGAATTGTACACATTGCAAATGAATTTTATGCTCCTTATGTTGGAACTGGGGTGGATTATGAGAAGTTAGAAGCCTCATTCAAAGAGTATGGTCAACAATTTTTAGATAAGATGAAAACCATCGCACGCAAAAAGCATGCCGAATGTGAAGCGCAACTGATTGAAATGAATCCATCCGAAGAAAAAGTCCCAGAAAAAATCATTGAAGCAGCAAAAGATTGGTCTGCTGATTTGATTGTCATAGGTACGCATGGTCGTCGTGGCTATCAGCATCTACTGCTTGGTAGCGTCGCAGAAGGTGTTATTCGCAATGCTCCCATCCCGATTCTTCTAATCCGAGGCAAACAATCCTAA
- a CDS encoding N-acetyltransferase has protein sequence MQRPNNEYHELERHFFSLISLNCLNHPTITAFETGVLAAGLNPAFVTLTDKEFLNDLAHCRSHFAQKNLPWAIVISEHTPIDTQQKSQFLHDYELTDCGVAMEFNLLSSLLPPLNHQLEFRVLNDDLNIWGIPLIHGFQSTPEINQVYTQRHDLALQKCPDLYHLSGFFAGEVVVSMTLTVKEHFARIDDLATMPHFQKRGFATAMMTYALKKALDLKVQTCFLEASSSGLNLYKRLGFEPLFINHYYELK, from the coding sequence ATGCAAAGACCGAATAATGAGTATCATGAGTTAGAGCGGCATTTTTTCTCACTGATTAGCTTAAATTGCCTGAATCATCCAACCATCACTGCTTTTGAAACCGGAGTTCTCGCAGCAGGACTTAATCCTGCGTTCGTAACCCTAACAGATAAGGAATTTTTAAACGATCTTGCACACTGCAGATCCCACTTCGCTCAAAAAAATTTACCTTGGGCTATTGTTATTTCAGAGCATACCCCCATCGACACGCAGCAAAAGAGTCAATTTCTACATGATTATGAATTAACTGACTGTGGTGTTGCCATGGAATTCAATCTGTTATCGAGTTTGTTACCCCCTTTGAATCATCAACTTGAATTTAGAGTACTCAATGACGATCTAAATATCTGGGGTATTCCGCTCATCCATGGCTTTCAATCAACTCCAGAAATTAACCAGGTTTATACACAAAGACATGATTTAGCGTTGCAAAAATGTCCAGATCTGTATCACCTTTCTGGTTTTTTTGCAGGAGAAGTTGTCGTATCTATGACCTTAACAGTAAAAGAACACTTTGCCCGCATTGATGATTTAGCCACAATGCCCCACTTTCAAAAACGCGGCTTTGCTACTGCAATGATGACTTATGCCTTAAAAAAAGCATTGGATTTAAAAGTTCAAACCTGCTTTTTAGAAGCATCGAGTTCAGGACTTAATCTTTATAAACGTCTTGGTTTTGAACCACTTTTTATCAATCACTACTATGAGCTTAAGTAG